The segment CAGGGCATGTTGTTCGGCGGGCTGGACGGCGCCGGCGATGAGACCCTGATCGTCCTGCCCAAGCACGTCCGCGAGATCCCGCCCAAGCAACTGCTGCAAGACGAGAAGGAGCTGCTCGGCACCTACGTCTCCGCGCACCCGCTCCAAGCGCAACTCGACGCGCTTCAGCAGCAGATCACGCACACCAGCGCCTCGTTGACTGAAGGCGACAACGGGCAGAGGGTGGTCGTGGCCGGCGTAGTCAGCTCCATCCGCCCACACACCACCAAGGCCGGCAAGCCGATGGCCTTCGGCGAGCTGGAGGACATGTACGGCCGGCTGGAGCTGACGATCTTCCCAAAGACCTGGGAGAAATATCCAGGACAAGTTCCAGCAAAGATAAGGCGCTGCTGGTGTGGGGCAAGGCCGAAGTGCAGCCGGGCGGCACACCGAAGATCCTGGTCGAGAAGGTCAGCGATTCATTCGAGATCGCCCGCAGCGCCGACGACGCCCCTGCCGCCTATAGCGACATCTCCAAACCCAATCATGCCGTCGCCGAGGAAGTGATCGACGCCTACTTCGACTCGCCGCAGGCCAAGCCGACGCACGCGCCACCGCCATCTTCAACCGATGCGGCTAGCCGCGCCGAATTGCACACCGACGACCTGGCCGCCCTGGACGAGATCAACTTCACCGATGACGACATCCTTACCTCCGATCCCTCCCTATCCAGGGGCGAAGCGAATGCAATTACCGATGATCTGACCGTCACATTGCGCCATGGAGCAAACGCGGCAGCGCCGTCGCTCGACGCATCGAATGACGATGGGCAACCTGCACTTGCCGCCGAGGGCGAGCCGGCGGCCGTTGAGAACCCGCACCCCAACGCGCAGGACCTGCCCCCCATTTTCGCTGCCCGCGAGCCGCTGCGCATCGTCATGCACCGCAACGGCGACCCGCGCAGCGACGTAGCCAAGCTGGAAGCCGTACTGCAGACGCTGCGCAAATATCCGGGCGACCAGCCGTTTACCCTGACGCTGCAGCAGGCGAACGGCAAGGCCGTGACGCTCGACTTCCCGAACGACGCCACGCGCGACTGCCCGGAACTGCGCCGGGAACTGACCGCGCTGCTCGGCGCGCAGTGCATCGCGTGACGGACGAACGCCAGCCCAGCCTGACGGTCGCCATCCTATGCGGCGGGCAATCCCGCCGGATGGGTCAGGACAAAGGGCTGATGCCTTTCCTAGGTCGGCCGCTCGTTCAGCGTGTGGTCGAGCGCGTGCAGCCGCTCTCGGGCGAGATTGTCCTCGTCACCAATCGCCCCGACGACTACCGCTTCCTCGGCTTATCCATGCTGCCGGATGCGTTGCCCGGCCGTGGACCACTGGGCGGTGCGTTCACTGCGGTGATGGCGTGCCGATCTACTGCGCTGGCGCTGGTGGCCTGCGACATGCCGTTCGTCAACGCGGCTGTGCTCGCCCGCGCCTACCAGGTGTTAGCGGCGGAAGGCTGCGACGCCGTGGTGCCCTTGACGGCTAACGGGCCGGAGGCGCTGCACGCCGTCTATCGGGCGGCGACCTGCGCGCCGGTGATGAAAGCCGCGCTCGATGCCGGAGAGCTGAAGATGGCCGATTGGTTACCGCGCGTGCGCGCGCGCTTCATCACACAAGAGGAGATCATCCGCTTAGACCCGGAGGGGCTTGCCTTCGTCAACGTCAACACCCTGGAGGCGTTCCGCGCTGCCGAGCAGCGCGCAAGGGAGTAGCGGCGAGCACATTATTCGGACGCCGCCGGCGCGTCGTCGTTTGCCTCCCAGCCGATGATCCATACGCATAGGCCGGCCAACCCAATCGTGGCCAGGATCAAGAACAGCCACTGGTTCCACAGCAGGCCGACGTCGCGCGCGGCGATGATGAGGATGATGACCATGCCGGCGGCCAGCGCAATCCACGCCGCCAGCCGAGGATGCTTCTCGGCGAACGCTCTCAGTCTCGTCAGCATGCACCGATTCTAATTCGGCTCACGGCACCAGCCGGCTGCGCGGACGTTTCCTCGGCGGCGATGGCGCGTCTTCTCAGCCATCGCTTTGCTTACGTCGTCGGACCGGCGCACGGCGTAGATGTTCCACTCAGTTTTGGATTCCTGCCCGCGCAGAAGGGGACGTTCGATGTCATCGGACTGACGAACCGGCGCACAAACAGCACGAGTTCAAACGCCGGCGGCCAGCGCACGAACATTCGTCGGCCAAATACACGTTTGAGGCCGAGCGCCACCAACCGGCCGGCTTCGACCGCCCCCGTCCATGCGTCCATGTGAAGTGTTATCCTTGACCTGCAACATGGCGCAGCGCCGAGTTGAAAATAGTCAAACTGACGGCTACGATTGTGCAGAGACGACTCGCGCGCTCACGAGATGCCTCAAAGATCGTCGCGTCGTCGGGGCCGCACTCGAGCATGCAATATGAAGCCGACTGACACCGCCAATCATCAACAGGAAGTCGAATGGCAGTTTGATACGGACGACCTCGACGCGGTAAAAAGCTGGCTGCGCGAGCGCGCCCACATCGGCGACTTGCAATTACGCTTCGACGCGCCGAAGGAGCACATTGATGGCTACTACGACACACCCGACTGGCGGATCTTTCGGGCGGGCTACGTGCTGCGCATACGGCAGGTCGAAGGCAAGCCGGCCGAGGCCACGCTCAAGTCATTCGGCGCTCGGAGGGATGGGCTGCGTCAGCGGCGCGAAATCAACGAGCAACTGCGCTCCAAGGGGGCCGGCTCCGACTCCATTCGAAGCGTCATTCGCGCGCGAGGGCCGGTCGGCCAGCGCTTGAAAGCCGTGATGGGCAAGCGTGCGGCGCACACCCTGCGCCACCTTTTCGATGCGCACACCCGCCGCCAGCGCATCGGCGTATACCAAGATAGCGCGCAACTGGCCGAGATCGCCCTTGACGAAGTGTCTATCGCCGCCGATTTGCGCCATCAACCGATGCGCTTTCTGCGCGTCGAAGTGGAACTCTCGCCCGATGACCCATCAAGCGGCGCGCGCGATGTTATCGCGGCCTTCGTCGCCGAAATGCGCGCGGCCTGTCGGTTGCAGCCGGCAGCCGATTCCAAGTTTGAGCTTGGCCTGCGCGCACAACATTTGCGGCCGGAGTTCGCGCCTGACCTCGGCCAGCCCGCGAGCACCGCCCAACTGAGTGACGACCCGCGCATCGGCGAGTTGGCATGTGCCTTATTGCGTGAGCATTTCACGCGTTTTCTGAGGCAGGAGCCGGCAGTGCGACTGGGCGAGGACAACGAAGCCGTGCATCAGATGCGGGTAGCCACACGCCGGCTGCGCACGGCCCTGAGACTCTTTCGCGATTACTTACCGTCCACCGCGCAGGCGCTGCGCGACGAGCTGCGCTGGATGGCCCGCCTCCTGGGCAAGGTGCGCGACCTGGACGTGCAAATGGCGCGCCTGGCAGACTGGCGCAGCGACGATGCCCCGCACGCCTTGGATGACGTGACCGCGCTCTTGACCCGCCGGCGCGAGCAAGCGCAAGCCAAGCTGCTCAGAGGACTCAACTCGGCGCGCTACGAACGACTGGTCACCAAATTTACCAGCTTTTTGCGCGACGACGCGAGTCTGCACGCGGGCGAGCAATACATGAAGCCGGCCCGCCAGGAGATGCCCGACCTGATCCGCCGCCGCTACGACAAGCTGCGCAAGCTGGGCGACGCCATTCAGCAGGATTCGTCGCCGAGCGAATATCATGCGCTGCGCATTCAATGCAAGCGGCTGCGCTATGCGCTGGAATTTGCTACGCCGCTCTACCGGAAAGCGGCGCGCGCCTATCTGTCGCGCCTGACGGCCTTGCAAGACTTGCTCGGCCTGCTCCAAGATGCGTATGTCGCCATCGAGGAGATGCGCCGCCTGAGCTTGGCGTCACAGCATGAGTTGTCGGCGCAGGCCATCTTCGCACTCGGCGAGGTCTCGCAGCGCTACGCCCAACAGGCCGCGGCGCTGCGCGTCCAGTTCCCCCGGGTCTATCGGCGCATCAAGGGCAAGGCCTGGAAGAAGCTGTGGCGCATCCTGCGATGAATCCCCTCTAACAAGGCAATCCATCGCGCTAGAGGAGACACATGAAGACTTTGATCTTG is part of the Candidatus Roseilinea sp. genome and harbors:
- the mobA gene encoding putative molybdenum cofactor guanylyltransferase, encoding MTDERQPSLTVAILCGGQSRRMGQDKGLMPFLGRPLVQRVVERVQPLSGEIVLVTNRPDDYRFLGLSMLPDALPGRGPLGGAFTAVMACRSTALALVACDMPFVNAAVLARAYQVLAAEGCDAVVPLTANGPEALHAVYRAATCAPVMKAALDAGELKMADWLPRVRARFITQEEIIRLDPEGLAFVNVNTLEAFRAAEQRARE